From Synechococcales cyanobacterium T60_A2020_003:
TCTCTTTGGGATTAATGGGGGATACCCGACGGCGATAGTAACTCATAGCTCCAATGTAACGTAGTAAAAACCGTGTTCAGTGTTCCAATCGATCCAAGCGCAGCCTAGCCTGAGTTTCTCCCATTAGGGCTTGGGCTAAGACAGGCTAAACGCTACTTAATTTCCTTGTGTACCGTATGTTTGTTGCAGTGGGGGCAGAACTTATTTAGCTCTAGCCGATTGGTTGTATTCCGGCGATTTTTGGTTGTCGTGTAGCGAGATACA
This genomic window contains:
- the rpmG gene encoding 50S ribosomal protein L33 — encoded protein: MAAKKGVRIIITLECTECRTNTDKRSPGVSRYTTTKNRRNTTNRLELNKFCPHCNKHTVHKEIK